The Opitutus sp. DNA window GCTACTTTTCGGTCGCTGCTACGCCGGTTAAACGTAGTCGCGGTAGACCGCCTCAAAGCGGCTGGCGATCAGCGCCTCGCGGGGATCTTCCGGCAAATCGATCGTGGCCAGGCCGGCCTTGCGCGCCTCGGCGACCACCGCAATCGCCAGCTCGAGCGAAACTTCGCGCAACCGGGTAAGCGCCGGATAAATCCGGCCAACCGCCAAGTCCGCCGGGGTGACCAACTCGGCCAGCCGGCGGGCGGCAGCAAGGAACATGGCGTCCGTGACCTCTTTGGCCCCGCAGGCGAGGGCACCGAAGCCAACACCGGGGAAAATGTAGACGTTGTTACCTTGGCCGGGGGTGTAGGTGCGGCCGTTGAGGATGACGGGGGCAAAGGGACTGCCGCTGGCGAAGAGCACTCGTCCGTCGGTCTCGCGATAAGCAGCCTCGGCGGTGCACTCGGCTTGGCTGGTGGGGTTGGAAAGCGCGAAGATGACCGGGCGTTTATTGATCTCGGCCATGCGCCGCAGGATCGCCGGGGTGAAGGTCGCGGGCTGACCCGAGACGCCAACGAGCATGGTGGGCTTAATGGCCTCGACGGCTTCGGCGAGCGTGCGCAGCGGGGCGTGGACGTGGGCGTAGGGCAACTTATGGTGCGCGAGTTTGCGGCCAGGGCGGTTTTGCACGACCAGTCCTTCGGAATCCACGAACCAGCAGCGCGCGCGGGCATCGGCCTCCGCCATGCCTTCGGCGGTGGCGGCAGCGACGAAGAGGTCGGCTATCCCGGTGCCCGCTTCACCGGCGCCAAGGAAGAGCAGGCGCTGATCGGCCAAGGTGCCGCCGATTTCGCGCAGGGCACCGAGCAAGCCGGCAACAGCGACGGCGGCGGTGCCCTGGATGTCGTCATTGAAGCTGCAAAGCGTTGAGCGGTTGTCATTGAGCAGCCGGAATGCGTTGGTGTTACCGAAGTCCTCCCATTGCAGCAGGGCGCGGGGGAAAACCGAGCGCACGGCCTCGACAAACTCGGCGATAAACTCGTCGTAGGCGTCGCCACGCACGCGCGGTTGCGTAAGGCCGAGGTAGGAGGGATCTTCACGCAGCGCGGCGTTGTCCGTGCCGACATCGAGCGTGATGGGCAGGCCATAGGCTGGGTGCAGGCCGGCGCAGGCGGTGTAGAGCGCGAGTTTACCGACTGGGATACCCATGCCGAGCGCGCCTAGATCGCCAAGGCCGAGGATACGTTCGCCGTCGGTGACCACGATCATACGCACGTCGGTCAGTGGCCAGTGGCGCAGGATTTCAGCGATACGGCCGCGTTCATCGATGCTGATGAACAAGCCACGCGGACGGCGGAAAATGGCGCCATATTCAAGGCAGGCCTGGCCGACCGTGGGCGTGTAAATGATCGGAATCATCTCCTCGGCGTGGTCCTGCATGACGCGGTAAAAGAGCGTCTCGTTACGATTTTGCAGAGTGGTGAGGAAGATGTACTTCTCGAGGGCGTTATCCTTGCGGCGCACGTTGGCGAGCACGCGGGCGACTTGTTCGTCGAGGGTGAAAACGCGCGGCGGCAGCAGGCCGCGCAGGCCGAGGGCGTCACGTTCGCGCTCGGTGAAAGCGGTGCCTTTATTGAGGAGCGAGTTGGTCAGGAGCGCGGTGCCCCGTTGCCAAATCGGACCGCCGATTGAGGACAGTCCCGAGTCGAAGGGTAAGTGATTCATAGGGAGCCGTCACTGTGACAGAAGACCACAGTGGCCGACTGCGCGCCCTTTGGCAAAAAGCCCGCGTCTATCGGTTGTATCAAGCTGGAGGCGCTACGAATGCGTGTGTTTTTTTGGGGCGTGGAAACCGGCGTGGCGCAAAGTCCCCAGCGCGGCGTGGGGCGGGCATTAAGCCAACTCATAATTAGCGAACGGCTCCCGGCCGTTGCCGAGATGGGCTATGGTGCGGCCTGCCCCACCCCACCATGCAAACGTACACACTGCTTCCGCTCTTTTGGCGTGCCCTGCGGTGCGCCCTCCTGCTTGTCCTGCTGTTCTTAATCGTGCCCCTGGCACTTTCCGCCCGAACCCCCGACCGACGTGCGCCTTCCGGTGAAGACAAACAGCGTGCGCCTTACACCAGTTTGTCGCCAAGGGGCGCTGAATTGGCCGGGGACGGCCAACCCTACATTTTCGATCCCGTGTAGCAGCGTTGGCCGTCCCCGGCCAATTTGCCTCATCTTGATCGCGAATGCGTATTACAGCTCGCGAATGACTCCGCTGAGTACCTCGCAGGCGCGGTCGATGGCCGCGCCGTCGTGCGCCGTGCTGATAAACCCGGCTTCATACGCGCTGGGCGCCAGATAAACCCCGCGCTCCAGCGCGCCCCGAAAGAAGCGAGCGAAGAGTTTGGCGTCGCCGGTGAGCGCCGTGTCGTAGTCGCGCACCGCCGTGGGGGTGAAAAAGAAGCTGAACATCGAGCCACACTGGGGCGTTTGCACCGCGATGCCTTTGGCCTTGGCGGCATCGGCCACCGCCGCGCAGAGCTGGCGGCCGAGTTGGTCGAGGCGCGGGTACGGGTTGAGTTCTTCGAGCAAACGCAGCGAGGCGATACCGGCGGCCATGGCGAGCGGGTTACCGCTGAGCGTGCCGGCCTGGTAAACGGGCCCAAGCGGCGCGAGGTAATCCATGATGTCGGCGCGTCCGCCGAAAGCGCCCACCGGCAGACCGCCGCCGATGATTTTGCCCAAACACGTGAGGTCGGGAGTGATGCTTTCGCGCTCCTGCACGCCGCCCTTGGCGATGCGGAAGCCAGTCATGACTTCGTCGAAGATGAGCACGGTGCCGTGTTGGGCGGTGATTTCGCGCACGTAGGCGAGGTAGCCGGCGTCGGGCATGATGAAGCCGACGTTGCCGCAGTACGGCTCGATGATGACGCCGGCGATTTGGCCGGGATTGGCGGCGAAGCAGGCGTCGAGGGCGGCGCGGTCGTTGTAGGGTAAAACGATGGTTTCGCGGGCGA harbors:
- a CDS encoding NAD-dependent malic enzyme, with the translated sequence MNHLPFDSGLSSIGGPIWQRGTALLTNSLLNKGTAFTERERDALGLRGLLPPRVFTLDEQVARVLANVRRKDNALEKYIFLTTLQNRNETLFYRVMQDHAEEMIPIIYTPTVGQACLEYGAIFRRPRGLFISIDERGRIAEILRHWPLTDVRMIVVTDGERILGLGDLGALGMGIPVGKLALYTACAGLHPAYGLPITLDVGTDNAALREDPSYLGLTQPRVRGDAYDEFIAEFVEAVRSVFPRALLQWEDFGNTNAFRLLNDNRSTLCSFNDDIQGTAAVAVAGLLGALREIGGTLADQRLLFLGAGEAGTGIADLFVAAATAEGMAEADARARCWFVDSEGLVVQNRPGRKLAHHKLPYAHVHAPLRTLAEAVEAIKPTMLVGVSGQPATFTPAILRRMAEINKRPVIFALSNPTSQAECTAEAAYRETDGRVLFASGSPFAPVILNGRTYTPGQGNNVYIFPGVGFGALACGAKEVTDAMFLAAARRLAELVTPADLAVGRIYPALTRLREVSLELAIAVVAEARKAGLATIDLPEDPREALIASRFEAVYRDYV
- the hemL gene encoding glutamate-1-semialdehyde 2,1-aminomutase produces the protein MSSSSSSSLVSDALFARALQLIPGGVNSPVRAFRSVGGAPFFTKSAQGATLTTADGRELIDFVCTWGPAIHGHNHPAIKAAIAAALDHGTSFGTPNPYEVEMAELIVRFVPSIKKVRMTSSGTEATMSAIRLARGFTQRDKIIKFSGCYHGHSDSLLIKAGSGALTHGHPDSAGIPASFARETIVLPYNDRAALDACFAANPGQIAGVIIEPYCGNVGFIMPDAGYLAYVREITAQHGTVLIFDEVMTGFRIAKGGVQERESITPDLTCLGKIIGGGLPVGAFGGRADIMDYLAPLGPVYQAGTLSGNPLAMAAGIASLRLLEELNPYPRLDQLGRQLCAAVADAAKAKGIAVQTPQCGSMFSFFFTPTAVRDYDTALTGDAKLFARFFRGALERGVYLAPSAYEAGFISTAHDGAAIDRACEVLSGVIREL